Proteins from a genomic interval of uncultured Methanocorpusculum sp.:
- a CDS encoding methyltransferase domain-containing protein encodes MNLLFELSGENQPLAVAEISCAGNVTRTENGIAIAEVNDPERTTRLAQTHVVMRLLGECDASKEDLERLLDHLALTAPGRFCCRVRKIHPVTVNASQLELERMMGQKIHGTVDLNTPDVEYRAVFTNGRCFFGEVLHTIDRGSYAYRNPQRRAFFHPGVMMPLMARTMVNLTHVEPGEKLCDPFCGTGGMLLECEMMGIEAIGSDYDPEMLIGCKQNLPNGACIRADATKMPYPDEAFDAIATDLPYGQSTTIGAESIDTLYTESLKEIRRVLKRGGRAVIVTHKDIRPLAKDLFEIVGYYEQRVHKSLTRRILVLA; translated from the coding sequence ATGAACCTGTTGTTTGAACTCTCCGGAGAGAACCAGCCATTGGCAGTTGCCGAGATCTCCTGTGCGGGTAACGTGACCCGTACGGAAAACGGCATTGCCATAGCTGAAGTGAATGATCCGGAAAGAACGACACGGCTCGCACAGACGCATGTAGTCATGCGTCTCCTTGGAGAATGCGATGCATCAAAGGAAGACCTGGAAAGGCTCCTCGACCATCTCGCGCTCACAGCCCCGGGCAGATTCTGCTGTCGGGTAAGAAAGATTCATCCTGTCACCGTCAATGCATCCCAACTGGAACTCGAGCGCATGATGGGACAAAAAATTCACGGGACTGTTGACCTGAACACTCCCGATGTAGAATACCGTGCTGTCTTTACCAACGGCAGATGCTTCTTTGGAGAAGTCCTGCACACCATAGACCGCGGATCGTATGCCTATCGAAACCCCCAGAGAAGAGCATTCTTCCACCCGGGCGTCATGATGCCCCTTATGGCACGAACCATGGTCAATCTGACCCATGTCGAGCCGGGAGAGAAATTGTGCGACCCGTTCTGCGGAACCGGAGGCATGCTTCTTGAATGTGAAATGATGGGAATCGAAGCGATCGGAAGCGACTACGACCCCGAAATGCTTATCGGATGCAAACAGAATCTGCCAAACGGAGCCTGCATCCGAGCTGACGCAACAAAGATGCCCTATCCAGACGAAGCGTTCGACGCAATCGCAACCGACCTGCCGTACGGTCAGTCGACCACGATTGGAGCCGAAAGCATCGACACCTTGTACACGGAATCACTCAAGGAAATCAGGCGTGTCCTAAAACGGGGAGGCAGGGCAGTCATCGTGACTCATAAAGACATCAGACCTCTGGCAAAAGATCTCTTTGAAATCGTTGGTTACTACGAACAGAGGGTGCATAAAAGTCTCACGCGAAGGATACTCGTCCTCGCATAA